From a region of the Sphingopyxis sp. YR583 genome:
- a CDS encoding cisplatin damage response ATP-dependent DNA ligase, with amino-acid sequence MKRFAALIDRLIYTRSRNSKLALIVDYLRHTPDPDRGWAIAALTESLDFPAVKAGTVRALLATRVDEELFRLSRHFVGDTAETAALLWPDASRKKADLSVSEAVDALAAASRSDAPAVVASLLDRLDADGRYALLKLALGGMRVGVSARLAKQAFAQAFDVPVDDVEELWHAIPPPYAPLFAWGEGRAERPDLKDVAFFRPFMLAHPLEEESVDLSDYAAEWKWDGIRVQIVRGGSETRIYSRGGEEISGAFPELVAAFDQDAVIDGELLVRGEVQGGEAASFNALQQRLGRKVVSKKMLADYPAFVRVYDLLAVDGEDLRGLPWTERRRQLGAFVPRLADSHFDLSQVIEASDFDDLAERRAGARDAAVEGVMLKRRDAPYVAGRRAGLWYKWKRDPLTADCVMMYAQRGNGRRASFYSDYTFGCWSDAGELLPVGKAYSGFTDEELKWLDKFVRDNTLNRFGPVREVEKSLVLEVAFDSIHASKRHKSGLAMRFPRISRIRRDKPAEEADRIAALQAMVT; translated from the coding sequence GTGAAGCGCTTCGCGGCCCTGATCGACCGGCTGATTTATACGCGCTCGCGCAATTCGAAGCTCGCGCTGATCGTCGACTATCTGCGGCACACGCCCGACCCCGACCGGGGATGGGCGATCGCGGCGCTGACCGAGAGCCTCGACTTTCCGGCGGTGAAGGCGGGGACGGTAAGGGCGTTGCTCGCGACGCGGGTCGATGAGGAATTGTTCCGGCTGTCGCGGCATTTTGTCGGTGATACGGCGGAGACGGCAGCGCTGCTCTGGCCCGATGCGTCGAGGAAGAAGGCCGACCTCAGCGTCTCCGAAGCCGTCGATGCGCTCGCGGCCGCAAGCCGCAGCGATGCGCCTGCCGTGGTGGCATCCTTGCTCGACCGGCTCGATGCCGACGGGCGCTACGCACTGCTCAAGCTTGCGCTCGGAGGGATGCGGGTCGGCGTATCGGCGCGGCTGGCGAAGCAGGCTTTTGCGCAGGCGTTCGATGTTCCCGTCGACGATGTCGAGGAGCTGTGGCACGCGATCCCGCCGCCCTATGCGCCGCTGTTCGCATGGGGCGAGGGCAGGGCGGAGCGGCCCGACCTCAAGGATGTCGCTTTCTTCCGTCCCTTCATGCTCGCGCATCCATTAGAGGAGGAGAGTGTCGACCTCTCCGACTATGCCGCCGAGTGGAAATGGGACGGCATTCGCGTCCAGATCGTGCGCGGTGGCAGCGAGACGCGCATCTACAGCCGCGGCGGTGAGGAGATCAGCGGGGCGTTCCCCGAACTTGTCGCGGCGTTCGATCAGGACGCGGTGATCGACGGCGAACTGCTCGTGCGCGGCGAGGTGCAGGGCGGTGAGGCGGCGAGCTTCAATGCACTGCAACAGCGCCTCGGACGCAAGGTCGTGTCGAAGAAGATGCTCGCCGACTATCCGGCTTTCGTGCGCGTTTACGACCTGCTCGCGGTCGACGGTGAAGATCTGCGCGGGCTCCCCTGGACCGAGCGGCGGCGGCAGTTGGGGGCGTTCGTGCCGCGCCTCGCCGACAGCCATTTCGACCTGTCGCAGGTGATCGAGGCCAGCGATTTCGACGACCTCGCCGAGCGCCGCGCGGGCGCGCGCGATGCGGCGGTCGAGGGTGTCATGTTGAAACGCCGCGATGCGCCCTATGTCGCGGGGCGCCGCGCGGGGCTCTGGTATAAATGGAAACGCGACCCGCTCACGGCCGATTGCGTGATGATGTACGCCCAAAGGGGGAATGGACGCCGCGCGAGCTTCTATTCGGACTATACTTTCGGCTGCTGGTCCGATGCGGGCGAACTGCTACCCGTGGGGAAGGCCTATTCGGGCTTCACCGACGAGGAGTTGAAGTGGCTCGACAAATTCGTGCGCGACAACACGCTGAACCGTTTCGGCCCGGTGCGCGAGGTCGAGAAGTCGCTCGTGCTCGAAGTCGCGTTCGATTCAATCCATGCGTCGAAGCGCCACAAGTCGGGTCTCGCGATGCGCTTTCCGCGCATATCGCGCATCCGGCGCGACAAGCCCGCCGAAGAGGCTGACCGGATCGCGGCGCTGCAAGCGATGGTGACCTGA
- a CDS encoding ligase-associated DNA damage response exonuclease, whose protein sequence is MAKAKTWIEPHPSGIHVKPADLWIDPSRPVERAAVTHGHADHARSGHGAVFATPETLAIMALRYGVDVGASHNQAFSYGDGFERGGVRFSFYPAGHVLGSAQILMEYQGERIVVTGDYKRRPDPTCKPFEVVPCDIFVTEATFGLPVFRHPPTVDEIAKLIGAVRAEPDRSVLVGAYALGKAQRVIAELRGAGWDAPIYIHGALEKMCQLYAVRGVDLGELRLVSETDKAEMAGQIVMAPPSALNDRWSRRLPDPVTAMASGWMRVRQRARQRMVELPLVISDHADWDELTTTISEVNPKESWITHGSEDGLLRWCELHQRKARALHLVGRDLEEEA, encoded by the coding sequence ATGGCAAAAGCGAAGACCTGGATCGAGCCACATCCAAGCGGCATTCATGTGAAGCCCGCCGACCTGTGGATCGATCCCTCGCGCCCAGTCGAACGCGCGGCGGTGACGCATGGCCATGCCGACCATGCGCGCAGCGGCCATGGCGCGGTGTTCGCGACCCCCGAGACTTTGGCGATCATGGCGCTGCGCTATGGCGTCGATGTCGGGGCGAGCCATAATCAGGCGTTTTCCTATGGCGACGGTTTCGAGCGCGGCGGGGTGCGCTTCAGTTTTTACCCGGCGGGACATGTGCTCGGCAGTGCGCAGATATTGATGGAATATCAGGGCGAGCGGATCGTTGTTACGGGCGATTACAAGCGTCGGCCCGACCCGACGTGCAAGCCCTTTGAGGTCGTGCCGTGCGATATCTTTGTCACCGAGGCGACTTTCGGCCTGCCGGTGTTTCGCCATCCGCCGACGGTTGACGAGATTGCGAAGCTGATCGGCGCGGTGCGCGCCGAGCCTGATCGGTCGGTGCTCGTCGGCGCCTATGCGCTGGGCAAGGCGCAGCGCGTGATCGCCGAATTGCGCGGAGCGGGGTGGGATGCGCCGATCTATATCCATGGCGCGCTCGAGAAGATGTGCCAGCTTTATGCCGTGCGCGGCGTCGATCTCGGCGAGCTGCGGCTCGTGAGTGAAACCGATAAGGCCGAGATGGCCGGGCAGATCGTGATGGCGCCGCCGTCGGCGCTCAACGATCGCTGGTCGCGGCGGCTGCCCGATCCGGTGACCGCGATGGCGTCGGGCTGGATGCGCGTGCGTCAGCGTGCGCGGCAGCGGATGGTCGAGCTGCCGCTGGTGATTTCGGACCATGCCGACTGGGATGAGCTGACGACGACGATTTCGGAGGTGAACCCGAAGGAAAGCTGGATCACGCACGGAAGCGAGGATGGCCTACTGCGCTGGTGCGAACTGCATCAGCGCAAGGCGCGCGCGCTGCATTTGGTCGGCCGCGATCTGGAGGAAGAGGCGTGA
- a CDS encoding UdgX family uracil-DNA binding protein (This protein belongs to the uracil DNA glycosylase superfamily, members of which act in excision repair of DNA. However, it belongs more specifically to UdgX branch, whose founding member was found to bind uracil in DNA (where it does not belong), without cleaving it, appears to promote DNA repair by a pathway involving RecA, rather than base excision.), whose amino-acid sequence MREVVLQTPGDFAEWRSAARGLLGSGIAPDDVSWRGGAEGASLFGDEAVAVPAGAVSLPRELLEIAERVICHRDPEVPARLYRIIWRAARDRQLLARATDAEVDWLRKADKAIRRDVHKMHAFVRFRRLGEEAGRESFAAWFEPTHRILRLTAPFFQRRFYGMDWAIVTPDARAIWRDEKLIYGPGGTKDEVPDSDIVEDQWRTYYGAIFNPARVKIDAMRAEMPKKYWKNLPEAQDIAPLLAGAEARVERMREAAVSLANPLTNKWRTRVPEDLLLDDDVKSLSDVARAVDRCKRCPIGCNATQGVAGEGPTDARIMVVGEQPGDHEDLQGRPFVGPAGQVLNEALAEAGLDRTRLFLTNAVKHFKFEPRGKRRLHQNPTTGEIDMCRWWLDKERTFVKPDLIVTLGGSALRGVTGKSASITSMRGAVHELAGGSKLVATIHPSFLLRLPDRERAAEERKMFVADLIRARKLAA is encoded by the coding sequence GTGAGGGAGGTGGTGCTGCAAACCCCCGGCGATTTCGCTGAGTGGCGGAGTGCTGCGCGAGGGCTTCTCGGGAGCGGTATTGCGCCGGACGATGTGAGCTGGCGCGGTGGTGCCGAGGGGGCGTCGCTGTTCGGCGATGAGGCGGTCGCGGTGCCCGCGGGCGCCGTATCGCTGCCGCGCGAATTGCTCGAGATCGCCGAGCGGGTCATTTGCCATCGCGATCCTGAAGTGCCGGCGCGGCTCTATCGGATCATCTGGCGCGCGGCACGCGATCGGCAATTGCTCGCGCGGGCGACCGATGCCGAGGTCGACTGGCTGCGTAAGGCCGACAAGGCGATCCGCCGCGACGTGCACAAAATGCATGCCTTTGTGCGCTTTCGCCGCCTTGGCGAGGAGGCTGGACGAGAAAGTTTCGCCGCTTGGTTCGAGCCGACCCACCGCATCTTGCGGCTGACCGCGCCTTTCTTTCAGCGGCGCTTCTACGGGATGGATTGGGCAATCGTGACGCCCGATGCGCGCGCGATCTGGCGGGACGAGAAACTCATTTATGGACCCGGCGGCACGAAGGACGAGGTGCCTGATAGCGATATCGTTGAGGATCAATGGCGCACCTATTATGGCGCGATCTTCAACCCCGCGCGTGTCAAGATCGACGCGATGCGCGCCGAGATGCCCAAGAAATATTGGAAGAACCTGCCCGAGGCGCAGGATATCGCGCCGCTGCTTGCGGGCGCCGAGGCACGGGTGGAACGCATGCGCGAAGCGGCCGTTTCTCTCGCGAACCCTCTGACCAACAAATGGCGGACGCGCGTGCCCGAAGACTTGCTCCTCGATGATGATGTGAAGTCGCTCAGCGACGTCGCGCGCGCGGTTGATCGCTGTAAGCGCTGCCCGATCGGGTGCAATGCGACACAAGGCGTCGCGGGCGAGGGGCCGACCGATGCGCGCATCATGGTCGTGGGCGAGCAGCCGGGCGATCATGAGGATTTGCAGGGACGGCCCTTCGTGGGCCCGGCGGGGCAGGTGCTGAACGAAGCGCTGGCGGAAGCGGGGCTCGACCGGACGCGGCTGTTCCTCACCAACGCGGTCAAGCATTTCAAGTTCGAGCCGCGCGGTAAAAGGCGGTTGCACCAAAACCCGACGACCGGCGAGATCGATATGTGCCGCTGGTGGCTCGACAAGGAGCGCACGTTCGTGAAACCCGACTTGATCGTGACCTTGGGTGGAAGCGCCTTGCGCGGGGTGACGGGCAAGAGTGCGAGCATCACGTCGATGCGCGGCGCGGTGCATGAACTGGCGGGCGGCAGCAAGCTGGTCGCGACGATCCATCCATCCTTCCTGCTTCGCCTGCCCGATCGCGAACGTGCTGCTGAGGAACGCAAGATGTTTGTCGCCGACCTGATCCGCGCACGGAAACTTGCCGCCTGA
- a CDS encoding putative DNA modification/repair radical SAM protein, protein MSAKPILEKLAVLADAAKYDASCASSGTVQRDSTQSKGIGSTEGMGICHSYAPDGRCISLLKILLTNFCIYDCRFCINRASSNVERARFSPQEAVRLTLDFYKRNYIEGLFLSSGIIRSEDYTMEQLVEVARILREEHRFGGYIHLKTIAGADPGLIALAGLYADRLSTNVELPTEAGLQSFAPEKKPETIRKTMASVRVGADDAIEAAKSRLIGKAVPPRFAPAGQSTQMIVGADAARDDDILKTATNLYSGYQLRRVYYSAYSPIPDASSDLPPVRPPLMREHRLYQADWLLRFYGFERAEIMEGASGGMLDLAIDPKLAWALMRREAFPVDINRAPRELLLRVPGLGTKAVDRIVAARRLGNLRLGDLAKLTASVKKVLPFIVTPDWRPGKLTDSADLRARFAPPAEQLALAL, encoded by the coding sequence ATGTCTGCCAAACCGATTCTCGAAAAACTGGCCGTGCTCGCCGATGCGGCGAAATATGATGCGTCCTGCGCGTCGTCGGGGACGGTGCAGCGCGATTCGACCCAAAGCAAGGGGATCGGATCAACCGAGGGCATGGGCATCTGCCACAGCTATGCGCCCGACGGCCGGTGTATATCGCTGCTCAAGATCCTGCTGACCAACTTCTGCATCTACGACTGCCGCTTCTGCATCAATCGCGCGTCGAGCAATGTCGAACGCGCGCGGTTCAGCCCGCAGGAGGCCGTCCGGCTGACGCTCGATTTCTACAAGCGCAATTATATCGAGGGATTGTTTCTGTCGTCGGGAATCATCCGGTCCGAGGATTACACGATGGAGCAGCTCGTCGAGGTTGCGCGTATCCTGCGCGAAGAGCATCGCTTTGGCGGCTATATCCATCTGAAGACGATTGCGGGTGCCGATCCGGGGCTGATCGCGCTTGCGGGGCTCTATGCCGACCGCCTGTCGACCAATGTCGAATTGCCGACGGAGGCGGGGTTGCAGAGCTTCGCGCCCGAAAAGAAACCCGAGACGATCCGCAAGACGATGGCATCGGTACGCGTCGGCGCTGACGATGCGATCGAGGCGGCGAAGAGCCGGCTGATCGGCAAGGCGGTGCCGCCGCGCTTCGCGCCCGCGGGGCAATCGACGCAGATGATCGTCGGCGCCGATGCCGCGCGCGACGATGATATCCTCAAGACCGCGACGAACCTCTATTCGGGCTATCAACTGCGCCGCGTCTATTATTCCGCATATAGCCCGATCCCCGATGCGAGCAGCGATTTGCCGCCGGTACGCCCGCCTTTGATGCGCGAGCACCGGCTGTATCAGGCCGACTGGCTGCTGCGCTTCTATGGTTTCGAGCGCGCCGAGATCATGGAGGGCGCGAGCGGCGGGATGCTCGACCTCGCCATCGATCCAAAACTCGCATGGGCGCTGATGCGGCGCGAGGCATTTCCCGTCGACATCAACCGCGCGCCGCGCGAGTTGCTGCTGCGTGTGCCGGGGTTGGGGACGAAGGCGGTCGACCGCATCGTCGCGGCGCGGCGGCTGGGCAATTTGCGGCTCGGCGATCTCGCGAAGCTGACCGCGTCGGTGAAGAAGGTTTTGCCGTTTATCGTCACCCCTGATTGGCGGCCGGGCAAGCTGACCGACAGCGCCGATCTGCGCGCACGCTTCGCGCCGCCCGCGGAGCAGCTGGCGCTCGCGCTGTGA
- a CDS encoding sensor histidine kinase encodes MADGGNDTAIAAERLRLDTLREYRIMDTAPEAAFDRVTRMVAELFDMPIALISLVDDRRQWFKSAHGIETRETPRDFSFCPYVIAEDAPVMVIDALADPRSRDNPLVIGDFHIRFYAGVPLRAHNGAILGSLCVLDRKERAALTEVDLARLEDFAGIIMAEADLRRIGAERDDARRTLERALDFSGIATWQYDPKADRLSTQGAGAELWGSGFEATLATGNGFFDLVHPDDRAALRTLLEETVANRTPYSAEYRVLNSERGVRWNAVRGDWVGHSDEAMLTGVSIDITEQKSRQENANLLMRELHHRMRNLFATVSAIISLTRHAARDVDDYVERISSRLDALNRAQNVLLGSNFMTGSMHALMREVEAAFPRIRWSGPDLLLPENALVAMALLFNELATNAVKHGALTGENGRVDVSWTQEEEGADDRMFRLTWAESGGAREVVAPEHTSFGTLLMERSVKNNLGGTVERRWDPSGLIVEIALPARWRDA; translated from the coding sequence TTGGCGGACGGGGGCAACGACACGGCAATCGCGGCCGAACGGCTGCGGCTCGACACGCTTCGCGAGTATCGGATTATGGATACCGCGCCCGAGGCGGCGTTCGACCGCGTAACGCGAATGGTTGCCGAATTGTTCGATATGCCGATCGCGCTGATATCGCTCGTCGACGACCGACGTCAGTGGTTCAAGTCGGCGCATGGTATCGAAACCCGCGAAACGCCGCGCGACTTCAGTTTTTGTCCGTATGTGATCGCGGAGGATGCGCCGGTCATGGTGATCGACGCGCTGGCCGATCCCCGCTCGCGTGATAATCCGCTCGTCATCGGCGATTTTCATATCCGCTTCTACGCAGGCGTGCCCCTTCGCGCGCATAATGGCGCGATCCTCGGCAGCCTTTGCGTCCTCGACCGCAAGGAGCGGGCCGCGCTGACCGAGGTCGATCTGGCGCGGCTCGAGGATTTTGCCGGAATCATCATGGCCGAGGCCGATCTGCGCCGCATCGGTGCCGAGCGCGACGACGCGCGCCGCACACTTGAGCGGGCTCTCGATTTTTCCGGGATAGCGACCTGGCAATATGATCCGAAGGCCGATCGGCTGAGCACGCAGGGCGCCGGAGCCGAACTTTGGGGTTCGGGTTTCGAAGCGACACTGGCGACGGGCAACGGCTTTTTTGATCTCGTGCATCCCGACGATCGAGCGGCGCTGCGGACCCTATTGGAAGAAACAGTCGCCAATCGCACCCCTTATTCGGCCGAATATCGCGTACTCAATTCGGAAAGGGGTGTCCGCTGGAACGCCGTGCGCGGCGACTGGGTCGGTCATTCGGACGAGGCAATGCTGACCGGGGTGAGCATCGACATCACCGAACAGAAAAGCCGTCAGGAAAATGCCAATCTACTGATGCGCGAACTGCATCACCGGATGCGCAATCTGTTCGCGACGGTCAGCGCGATCATCTCGCTGACCCGTCATGCCGCGCGCGATGTCGACGACTATGTCGAACGGATCAGCAGCCGCCTCGACGCGCTGAACCGCGCGCAGAATGTCCTGCTCGGGTCGAACTTCATGACCGGATCGATGCACGCACTGATGCGCGAGGTCGAGGCGGCCTTTCCGCGCATCCGCTGGTCGGGGCCTGACCTGTTGCTGCCCGAAAACGCTCTGGTCGCGATGGCGCTGCTGTTCAACGAACTGGCGACCAATGCCGTCAAGCATGGCGCATTGACCGGAGAAAATGGCCGTGTCGATGTCAGCTGGACGCAGGAAGAAGAGGGCGCCGACGACCGCATGTTCCGCCTGACCTGGGCCGAAAGCGGCGGCGCCCGCGAGGTGGTGGCGCCCGAGCATACGAGTTTCGGCACGCTGCTGATGGAGCGCAGCGTGAAGAACAATCTTGGCGGGACGGTCGAACGGCGGTGGGACCCGAGCGGGCTGATCGTCGAAATCGCCCTGCCTGCGCGCTGGCGCGACGCATAA
- a CDS encoding response regulator yields the protein MTLGEELRGHLPFLRRYARALTGSQQHGDNFVHTTLEVIVAAPDEFHSGDGTRIDLYRNFHRIWESAYIDEGEDSDEGEHPLVRAAHRRLVQITPLGRQVLLLTALEGFSVEEAGLITGTDNRTVETLLADAVGELDRESRTSVLIIEDEPLIAMELEQIVRDLGHRVAGIATTHEDAVAAFEETDAGLVLADIQLADGSSGIDAVQDILAIAPVPAIFITAFPERLLTGGRVEPTFLISKPFRENTVRAAISQSLLFTPQLAA from the coding sequence ATGACATTGGGTGAGGAACTTCGCGGACATTTGCCCTTCCTGCGCCGCTATGCCCGGGCTTTGACGGGCAGCCAGCAGCATGGCGACAATTTCGTGCACACGACCCTCGAAGTCATCGTCGCGGCGCCCGATGAATTTCACAGCGGCGACGGCACGCGGATCGACCTCTACCGCAATTTTCACCGCATCTGGGAAAGCGCCTATATCGACGAGGGCGAAGACAGCGACGAAGGCGAACACCCGCTCGTCCGCGCGGCGCACCGGCGCCTTGTCCAGATCACACCGCTCGGACGACAGGTGTTGCTCCTCACCGCGCTCGAGGGCTTTTCGGTCGAGGAAGCCGGCTTGATTACGGGCACCGACAACCGGACGGTCGAAACCCTGCTCGCCGATGCGGTCGGCGAACTCGACCGCGAATCGCGCACCTCGGTGTTGATCATCGAGGACGAGCCGTTGATCGCCATGGAGCTCGAACAGATCGTGCGCGATCTCGGCCACCGCGTCGCGGGAATCGCTACGACGCACGAGGATGCGGTCGCGGCATTCGAGGAGACCGACGCCGGGCTCGTTCTCGCCGATATTCAACTCGCGGACGGATCGTCGGGGATCGATGCGGTTCAGGACATATTGGCGATCGCCCCGGTCCCCGCGATCTTCATCACCGCTTTTCCCGAACGGCTGCTGACCGGCGGCCGGGTCGAACCGACCTTCCTCATCTCGAAACCCTTTCGCGAGAATACGGTCCGCGCTGCGATCAGCCAGAGCCTGCTCTTCACGCCGCAACTCGCGGCGTAA
- a CDS encoding sigma-70 family RNA polymerase sigma factor: MPDKGLFISDITPQPLDDASFKRELAAMLPHLRAFGRSLTGNADLADDLVQETMLKAWKARAQYVPGPASMKSWAFVILRNCFLSQMRRKKFTAEYDEMAAERLLVAPDDQDDSLHLADVQRALMLLPVDQREALVLIGAGQLSYEEGAEICGCAVGTMKSRVSRGRAALQAILESGEMPLRSTDAIPSSEAFRTIMDNVDQLTGGGPSPD; encoded by the coding sequence TTGCCAGACAAAGGCCTTTTTATCAGCGATATAACGCCCCAACCGCTCGACGATGCCAGCTTCAAGCGCGAATTGGCGGCGATGCTGCCGCACCTGCGCGCGTTCGGGCGCAGCCTGACGGGCAATGCGGACCTCGCCGACGATCTGGTGCAGGAAACGATGCTAAAGGCATGGAAGGCGCGCGCGCAATATGTGCCCGGACCGGCCAGCATGAAAAGCTGGGCCTTCGTCATCCTGCGCAACTGTTTCCTGTCGCAGATGCGGCGCAAGAAATTCACGGCGGAATATGACGAAATGGCGGCCGAGCGTTTGCTTGTCGCGCCCGACGATCAGGACGACAGCCTGCATCTGGCGGACGTACAGCGGGCGCTGATGCTGTTGCCCGTCGACCAGCGCGAGGCGCTGGTGCTGATCGGCGCAGGGCAGCTCTCCTATGAAGAGGGCGCCGAGATTTGCGGTTGCGCAGTCGGTACGATGAAAAGCCGCGTGTCGCGCGGCCGGGCGGCGCTTCAGGCCATTTTGGAAAGCGGCGAAATGCCGCTGCGCAGCACCGACGCCATCCCGTCGAGCGAGGCGTTTCGAACGATCATGGACAATGTCGACCAGTTGACCGGGGGCGGGCCGTCACCGGATTAA
- a CDS encoding BLUF domain-containing protein, translated as MLSVTYVSVADPSISDEEIASILVSARRNNVRDELTGALVYNGHNFLQLLEGPDEKVEACLAVIRDDARHSGMIEVRRRTIEARDFGEWAMLYDPRFEWRDDGLSRLAADGRIDAVDEKIFANFIALGRRPFVE; from the coding sequence TTGCTTTCCGTTACCTATGTGAGCGTCGCCGATCCGTCGATCAGCGACGAAGAAATTGCGTCGATCCTGGTGTCGGCGCGCCGCAACAATGTGCGCGACGAACTGACCGGCGCGCTCGTCTATAATGGGCATAACTTCCTTCAACTTCTGGAAGGGCCGGACGAAAAGGTCGAAGCCTGCCTTGCTGTCATCCGCGACGACGCGCGGCACAGTGGCATGATCGAAGTGCGCCGCCGCACGATCGAAGCACGCGACTTCGGCGAATGGGCGATGCTGTATGACCCGCGTTTCGAATGGCGCGACGACGGTCTGTCGCGGCTCGCGGCCGACGGCCGGATCGATGCCGTAGACGAAAAGATATTCGCCAATTTCATCGCACTGGGCCGCCGCCCGTTTGTAGAGTGA
- a CDS encoding NepR family anti-sigma factor, whose amino-acid sequence MNGKAPPPLGADTPRRTEGSFPGTNGDEWHRTLTGRQAPEPVSAKLRMIYGNVVAEKLPDNMLDLLSRLDQKSPKP is encoded by the coding sequence ATGAACGGCAAGGCCCCGCCGCCCCTGGGCGCCGATACGCCGCGCCGAACGGAGGGAAGCTTTCCCGGTACGAACGGCGACGAGTGGCATCGCACGCTTACGGGACGGCAGGCACCCGAGCCGGTGAGCGCGAAGCTGCGCATGATTTACGGCAATGTCGTTGCCGAAAAACTGCCCGACAACATGCTCGATCTTCTTTCCCGGCTCGATCAGAAAAGTCCGAAGCCATAA
- a CDS encoding sigma-70 family RNA polymerase sigma factor — protein MTGTTAAASQPQAETLSDSEFKTLLAGVIPHLRAYGRSLSGNPDLADDLTQDTMVKAWASRERFERGTSIKAWTFVILRNTFLSQMRRNKFVGEYDETAVERTMSTPASQEDSGEMADLQRGLMELPQDQREALILVGAGGLSYEEAASICDCALGTMKSRVSRARAALEDIMNSGQFSQKRADAPPSSEAVDAIMDSVETITARREAANR, from the coding sequence ATGACCGGAACCACCGCCGCTGCTTCGCAGCCGCAGGCCGAAACCCTGTCCGACAGCGAATTCAAGACGCTGCTCGCCGGTGTCATCCCCCATCTGCGCGCCTATGGCCGCAGCCTGTCGGGCAATCCCGATCTCGCCGACGATCTGACGCAGGACACGATGGTCAAGGCATGGGCGTCGCGCGAACGGTTCGAACGCGGCACGTCGATCAAGGCTTGGACCTTCGTCATCCTTCGCAACACCTTCCTGTCGCAGATGCGCCGCAACAAGTTCGTCGGCGAATATGACGAGACCGCGGTCGAGCGCACCATGTCGACCCCGGCCAGTCAGGAAGACAGCGGCGAGATGGCCGACCTCCAGCGCGGCCTGATGGAATTGCCGCAGGACCAGCGCGAGGCATTGATCCTCGTCGGCGCAGGCGGCCTGTCCTACGAAGAAGCCGCCAGCATCTGCGATTGCGCGCTCGGCACGATGAAGAGCCGCGTCTCGCGTGCTCGCGCCGCGCTCGAGGATATCATGAATAGCGGCCAATTTTCCCAGAAACGTGCCGACGCTCCGCCATCGAGCGAGGCGGTCGACGCAATCATGGACAGCGTCGAGACGATCACCGCGCGGCGCGAGGCGGCGAACCGTTAA